A portion of the Blastopirellula sediminis genome contains these proteins:
- a CDS encoding universal stress protein, producing the protein MIQSAVELASNANARLRGVTIVDTRRFLEKASMESSGYAGVEATRLTLAKRRQMESRDELLRLCRSRAVRCDVRDERGDPLDLLADEAKYHDLTIASYAGKEGRHDAGLSAQDLIELAQRLVQPLLILRRRPARLDRVLLVYDGSGASSRAIRSFAAHSSFLGRQYRLICVGEAADSQSGAYREMTEYCHSRIASLETGRLPGSPLKTVTKYAQKWEADLLVLGIARSANWWGSPYGQLASDVLQQTEFPIYAFA; encoded by the coding sequence GTGATTCAGTCGGCGGTCGAACTGGCGTCGAACGCCAACGCAAGGCTCCGAGGCGTGACGATCGTCGATACGCGTCGCTTTTTGGAGAAAGCGTCGATGGAGTCATCCGGATATGCCGGGGTCGAAGCGACTCGTTTGACTTTGGCCAAACGCCGGCAGATGGAATCTCGGGACGAATTGCTCCGGCTTTGTCGAAGCCGCGCAGTGCGATGCGACGTGCGGGATGAGCGGGGCGATCCGCTCGACCTGCTGGCCGACGAGGCGAAGTACCACGATTTGACGATCGCATCTTACGCGGGAAAAGAAGGACGTCATGACGCGGGGCTCTCGGCGCAAGACTTGATTGAACTGGCGCAGCGACTCGTGCAGCCGCTGTTGATTCTGCGGCGCCGGCCGGCCCGACTCGATCGCGTGTTGCTGGTCTACGACGGTTCAGGCGCATCAAGTCGCGCCATTCGGTCCTTCGCGGCGCACTCGTCTTTTCTTGGCAGACAGTATCGACTAATTTGCGTCGGCGAAGCGGCCGATTCGCAGAGCGGCGCCTATCGCGAGATGACGGAATATTGCCATTCGCGAATCGCATCGCTGGAGACCGGACGCTTGCCAGGTTCGCCGCTGAAGACGGTCACAAAATACGCCCAGAAATGGGAGGCCGATTTGCTGGTGCTGGGGATTGCTCGCTCGGCCAACTGGTGGGGATCGCCTTACGGCCAACTCGCCAGCGACGTTTTGCAACAAACCGAATTTCCGATTTACGCGTTCGCATAG
- a CDS encoding bestrophin family protein yields MSRYEFWLEVFRLRGSATPLIAGRVLGFTLFSLLVTLVMTYLGKTHLLANSHYEYIGAVLAILLVLRTNAGYDRWYEARKIWGGIVNQSRNLGQMGVIYGPRDQEWRESYVRWVAAFSAICRHSLRNQRTYDEIVDLVPIVGKVETERLAKSNHMPMYVVRRVGELLRQAVETGEMDRFFFLKAEEERAKLIDHIGGCERILKTPLAVAFSIKIRRFLFLYLLFLPMAMIDYVGAFTPLLTMLVTYPLLSLDQIGVELQNPFCHRRLNHLPLGDISKTIRENLLASIEELPEMVPFDDGDNDAVTNGAPRNPRSLRGFAVHATTGS; encoded by the coding sequence ATGTCTCGATACGAATTTTGGTTAGAAGTTTTCCGGCTGCGTGGCTCGGCCACGCCGTTGATTGCTGGTCGCGTGTTAGGGTTTACGCTGTTTTCGCTGTTGGTCACCTTGGTGATGACTTACCTAGGGAAGACGCACCTATTGGCCAACTCGCACTACGAATATATCGGCGCCGTGTTGGCGATATTGCTCGTGCTGCGGACCAACGCCGGCTACGATCGCTGGTACGAAGCGCGCAAAATTTGGGGAGGAATCGTCAACCAGTCGCGCAATCTTGGCCAAATGGGCGTGATCTACGGTCCCAGGGACCAGGAATGGCGAGAATCGTACGTTCGCTGGGTCGCCGCTTTTTCGGCCATTTGTCGCCATAGCTTGCGGAATCAACGGACCTACGACGAAATCGTCGATTTGGTTCCAATCGTCGGCAAGGTCGAAACCGAGCGTTTGGCCAAATCGAATCATATGCCGATGTATGTCGTTCGTCGCGTGGGAGAGTTGCTCCGTCAGGCGGTCGAAACCGGCGAGATGGACCGCTTCTTCTTCTTGAAAGCGGAAGAGGAACGCGCGAAATTGATCGACCATATCGGCGGTTGCGAACGCATCCTGAAGACGCCGTTGGCGGTCGCCTTTTCGATTAAGATCCGGCGATTTCTCTTTTTGTATCTGTTGTTCCTGCCGATGGCAATGATCGATTACGTCGGCGCATTCACGCCGCTGTTGACGATGCTAGTCACCTATCCGCTTCTGTCGCTTGATCAGATCGGCGTCGAACTGCAAAATCCGTTCTGCCATCGCCGGCTAAATCACTTGCCGCTGGGAGACATCTCGAAGACGATTCGCGAGAATCTGTTGGCGTCGATCGAAGAGTTGCCGGAGATGGTTCCGTTTGACGACGGCGACAACGACGCCGTTACGAACGGGGCGCCGAGAAACCCACGCAGCTTACGCGGGTTCGCCGTCCATGCGACTACCGGCAGCTAA
- a CDS encoding redoxin family protein: MKITHLALAALLLAMLPTVSLLNAAEAAAAEDQESASGLYDALKADPNDQSALNAYLQATISPAMKQSVDDPKGALKQLEEVKKALSELEPTAPLAVANFRQMDRTLDALIQRVELQQISLNDLRAQLDAAKQDVSLIGKYSTKVMMELSTEINEDWQKAEKTLDAETAYLKSLAESAETDEAKAAIQGAQNMISRLVPNLERQKKLAELIGKPAMPLSAQAWVNGAPLTDDELKGKVVLLDFFAIWCGPCIMSFPHLRELNEEFGDKGLVIIGVTGYYNYGWNEEKMAPEPVRGDMVSAEEEQAMLHKFAEKYELKHVFAVDPEGTMSKYYAVSGIPHMVLIDQEGKIAMVKVGFGEANSKALTAEIKKLLGAN; this comes from the coding sequence ATGAAGATCACTCATCTTGCCTTGGCCGCCCTCCTACTGGCCATGCTTCCCACCGTTTCGCTCCTAAACGCCGCCGAAGCGGCCGCTGCGGAAGACCAAGAATCGGCCAGCGGCCTGTATGATGCGCTCAAGGCTGATCCGAACGACCAATCCGCGCTGAACGCTTACCTGCAAGCGACGATCAGCCCCGCGATGAAACAAAGCGTCGACGACCCCAAAGGGGCGCTGAAGCAATTGGAAGAGGTCAAGAAGGCTCTTTCCGAACTGGAACCGACCGCACCGCTGGCGGTCGCCAACTTCCGGCAAATGGACCGCACGCTCGACGCGCTGATCCAACGCGTCGAACTGCAGCAGATTTCGCTCAATGATCTGCGTGCGCAGCTGGACGCCGCCAAACAAGACGTCAGCCTGATCGGTAAGTACAGCACCAAAGTGATGATGGAGTTGTCGACGGAGATCAACGAAGATTGGCAGAAGGCCGAGAAGACCTTAGATGCGGAGACCGCCTATCTGAAGTCGCTGGCGGAATCGGCGGAAACCGATGAAGCGAAAGCGGCGATCCAAGGCGCCCAGAACATGATCTCGCGTCTCGTTCCGAACCTGGAACGCCAAAAGAAGCTCGCCGAGTTGATCGGCAAGCCGGCGATGCCGCTGTCGGCCCAAGCGTGGGTCAACGGCGCTCCGCTGACCGACGATGAGCTGAAGGGGAAAGTCGTGCTGCTTGACTTCTTCGCCATCTGGTGCGGCCCCTGCATCATGTCGTTCCCTCACCTGCGTGAACTGAACGAAGAATTCGGCGACAAAGGGTTGGTGATCATCGGCGTTACCGGCTACTACAACTACGGCTGGAACGAAGAGAAGATGGCTCCGGAACCGGTCCGCGGCGATATGGTGTCGGCGGAAGAAGAACAAGCGATGCTGCACAAGTTCGCCGAAAAGTATGAACTGAAACATGTGTTCGCCGTCGATCCGGAAGGAACCATGTCGAAGTACTACGCGGTGAGCGGAATTCCGCACATGGTCCTGATCGACCAGGAAGGAAAGATCGCGATGGTGAAGGTCGGCTTCGGCGAAGCCAACTCCAAGGCCCTGACCGCCGAGATCAAAAAGCTGCTCGGCGCAAACTAG